A region of Dermabacter vaginalis DNA encodes the following proteins:
- a CDS encoding ABC transporter ATP-binding protein has protein sequence MTTTHDSITVSNLTRTYAGAKKKKAFTAVDGISFHVREGEVYGLLGTNGAGKTSTLEILEGLAPATSGSLSVLGMHPTKDRAKVRAHTGTMLQSGGLPTQLTVAETIRMWAGTCSNPMAPDQALAAVDLTHRAKVKVGSLSGGEQRRLDLACALVGQPSILFLDEPTTGLDPESRRGVWALLEDLKARGVTMILTTHYLEEAERLCDRIGIMHRGNIVLEGSLRDIIATEASVISFKVGEKPDATGASAELSLPALAGTNVTRTGNTYEVRTDELQDDALAVLQWAKSEGLSLTDFSATPASLETVFMRVAGEQR, from the coding sequence ATGACCACAACACACGACTCCATCACTGTCTCGAACCTGACCCGCACCTACGCGGGCGCAAAGAAAAAGAAAGCCTTCACCGCGGTGGACGGCATCTCCTTTCACGTACGCGAAGGCGAGGTTTACGGCCTGCTCGGCACAAACGGCGCCGGGAAAACCTCGACCCTCGAAATCCTCGAGGGTCTCGCCCCCGCAACGAGCGGGAGCTTATCGGTCCTCGGCATGCACCCCACGAAGGACCGCGCGAAGGTTCGCGCCCACACGGGAACCATGCTCCAATCCGGGGGCTTGCCCACCCAACTGACCGTCGCCGAAACGATCCGCATGTGGGCAGGAACGTGCTCGAATCCCATGGCCCCCGATCAAGCTCTCGCCGCCGTCGACCTCACGCACCGAGCGAAGGTCAAAGTCGGTTCGCTTTCCGGTGGCGAACAGCGCCGCCTTGACCTCGCATGCGCACTCGTGGGCCAGCCTTCGATCCTCTTCCTCGACGAGCCGACGACGGGCCTCGATCCCGAATCCCGCCGCGGCGTGTGGGCGCTCCTCGAAGACCTCAAGGCGCGCGGCGTCACGATGATCCTCACGACCCACTACCTCGAAGAAGCCGAGCGCCTCTGCGACCGGATCGGGATCATGCACCGCGGAAACATCGTTCTCGAGGGCAGTCTGCGCGACATCATCGCCACGGAGGCCTCGGTGATCAGCTTCAAAGTCGGAGAAAAGCCCGACGCCACCGGCGCCAGCGCCGAGCTCAGCCTTCCCGCCCTCGCCGGCACAAACGTGACGCGCACCGGCAACACCTACGAAGTGCGCACCGACGAGCTCCAAGACGATGCCCTCGCGGTTCTTCAATGGGCAAAAAGCGAAGGTCTCTCCCTCACCGATTTCTCCGCGACACCGGCCTCCCTCGAAACCGTGTTCATGCGCGTCGCGGGCGAACAGCGCTAA
- a CDS encoding response regulator transcription factor translates to MIRIAIADDETLVASSLATLLGLEEDFEIATVCGSGEEILEWWARDSGGADVLVCDLQLGGIDGIETAHRVREKHPGVQVLIVTSHARPAALKRALERGIAGFLPKTSDAKEFAAAIRTVHAGRRYLDPETAALAINQGDSPLTVRERELLELAGRGLSIDDIASEAHLAAGTCRNYLSNAMAKVGAANRFEAFTVARERGWLSS, encoded by the coding sequence ATGATCCGCATCGCCATCGCCGACGATGAAACCCTCGTTGCCTCGTCCCTCGCGACCCTGCTCGGGCTCGAAGAGGATTTCGAGATCGCCACCGTGTGCGGCTCGGGCGAGGAGATACTCGAGTGGTGGGCGCGAGACTCCGGCGGGGCCGACGTTCTCGTGTGCGACCTGCAGCTTGGCGGGATCGACGGCATCGAAACTGCGCATCGCGTGCGCGAGAAACACCCCGGTGTGCAGGTGCTCATCGTGACGAGCCACGCACGGCCCGCAGCCCTCAAGCGAGCGCTCGAACGCGGTATCGCGGGATTCCTCCCGAAAACGTCGGACGCTAAAGAGTTCGCCGCGGCCATCCGCACCGTCCACGCCGGGCGGCGCTACCTCGACCCCGAAACAGCGGCCCTCGCGATCAACCAGGGAGACAGCCCCCTCACGGTCCGCGAGCGGGAACTACTGGAACTAGCGGGGCGGGGCCTCTCCATCGACGACATCGCCTCCGAAGCGCACCTCGCGGCCGGAACCTGCCGAAACTACCTCTCGAACGCGATGGCAAAAGTTGGTGCGGCCAACCGCTTCGAAGCCTTCACCGTGGCGCGCGAAAGGGGCTGGCTCTCGTCATGA
- a CDS encoding ECF-type riboflavin transporter substrate-binding protein has product MSTPETPTSSAPLPVTRKVSPVTQVVAIGIGAALFFVLSRFVAIPVPVPNLAITFQYALLAVLAVLYGPYVAGVAGFVGHILADATGYGIWLSWEIPTAVFGLIVGFFMLRNRVNEGEFPRRDLVRFNLAVIVGHFVAWGVLAWILDVTLMGEPFDKVVVQGLVAFVTNAILTCVFGTIILALYAKTRTRSGSLEVGA; this is encoded by the coding sequence ATGTCTACTCCCGAAACCCCCACGTCCAGTGCACCGCTACCCGTGACCCGTAAGGTCTCGCCCGTGACGCAGGTCGTCGCGATCGGTATCGGCGCTGCCCTGTTCTTCGTGCTGAGCCGCTTCGTCGCGATTCCCGTTCCCGTGCCGAACCTCGCGATCACGTTCCAGTACGCCCTTCTCGCGGTTCTCGCGGTGCTGTACGGACCATACGTTGCGGGCGTTGCCGGTTTTGTTGGGCACATTCTCGCGGATGCCACCGGCTACGGCATTTGGCTTTCGTGGGAAATTCCGACGGCTGTCTTCGGTCTCATCGTAGGCTTCTTCATGCTTCGTAACCGCGTGAACGAGGGGGAGTTCCCGCGCCGGGATCTCGTGCGCTTCAACCTCGCGGTCATCGTGGGTCACTTCGTTGCATGGGGCGTTCTCGCGTGGATTCTGGACGTGACGCTCATGGGCGAACCGTTCGACAAGGTCGTCGTGCAGGGCCTCGTGGCCTTCGTGACGAACGCGATTCTCACCTGTGTGTTTGGCACGATCATCCTCGCGCTGTATGCGAAGACGCGCACCCGCTCGGGCTCGCTCGAGGTGGGCGCTTAA
- a CDS encoding ABC transporter permease: MTTAAANASKPRSNHLSRTIALARSELAQFLRNPTLIVMGVVFPLGLTVGMFFLLKPASGTASAAASSAIEICILMTMLLVVYYSVLSMSTTRRDEKVLKRLRTGEATDANILLGITAPSAVLAIITMIVAPALLVVFGAPMPVNVVPLVVATIGGIAVSAAFGFLTSGYTKNAEAAQITSLPVMILAIASQSSFRTLMPEQVSSIVDRTPFALMADLGQLAWIGKTASDTHEPLDSGAALAAATSPMLILALWVVVLVALVPMYMKWESNR; the protein is encoded by the coding sequence GTGACCACAGCAGCCGCGAATGCCTCAAAGCCTCGCTCGAATCACCTCTCACGCACGATTGCCCTCGCGCGCTCCGAACTCGCCCAGTTCCTGCGCAACCCCACCCTGATCGTCATGGGAGTCGTGTTCCCCCTCGGTCTCACGGTGGGAATGTTCTTCCTTCTGAAACCGGCCTCCGGCACCGCGAGCGCAGCCGCTTCGAGCGCCATCGAGATCTGCATCCTCATGACCATGCTGCTCGTCGTGTATTACTCGGTTCTCTCGATGTCGACGACGCGCCGCGACGAAAAGGTCCTCAAACGCTTGCGCACGGGCGAAGCCACCGACGCCAACATCCTCCTTGGCATCACCGCCCCGAGTGCCGTGCTCGCGATCATCACGATGATCGTGGCCCCCGCCCTGCTCGTGGTATTCGGCGCACCAATGCCCGTGAACGTCGTGCCACTCGTTGTCGCAACAATCGGCGGAATCGCGGTGAGCGCAGCGTTCGGGTTCCTCACGAGTGGCTACACGAAGAATGCCGAGGCCGCCCAGATCACCTCGCTGCCCGTCATGATCCTCGCGATCGCCTCCCAAAGTTCGTTCCGCACCCTCATGCCCGAGCAGGTCAGCAGCATCGTTGACCGCACTCCCTTTGCGCTCATGGCCGATCTCGGCCAGCTCGCGTGGATCGGGAAGACAGCGAGCGATACCCACGAGCCACTCGATTCCGGTGCGGCCCTCGCGGCTGCAACTTCGCCGATGCTCATCCTCGCGCTGTGGGTGGTCGTGCTCGTCGCTCTCGTGCCGATGTACATGAAGTGGGAATCCAACCGGTAA
- a CDS encoding ATP-binding protein — MTDSDWREEVERARRLGTDDARVEIKASSRKLPKTVWETVSAFANGEGGLIILGLDEQKRFEAAPGFDAKRVRDEFLSGVDKRHGSVHAKVSPVPSCDVDIDEIDGAPIVRIRVEPLNASLGEIGPCYVTAQGIGRGSYIRLGDADRHLTAYEVYTMQNSHRRDYTDREPVEATNVDSLDSASVRRTLDRVRSSRSNALAGVREDDVTEALTRLNVLDNEGRATLAGYLALGQYPQQRFPQLTIDVTAHPRSNKSASSAVRFLDRQVCDGPIPVAIRDAVHAVMRNLITARTVNGVRGEDVPEIPEEVVREAITNAVTHRDYSAFVLGQQVSVDIYPDRIDISNPGGFWGDRSKENVGEGRSDSRNAALSRLLTDVPLPDSSDTVGENQGSGVPRMIHAMRESGLPEPDYSASTTARVTVSLARHVRESEGLRQCEGLPLKGVKGEVFRALDLRDARSIRELEDMTGRPAASLRPALRTLVDEGLVKATAPPQSRNRKYLRLND; from the coding sequence ATGACTGACAGTGACTGGCGTGAAGAAGTCGAACGAGCGCGACGCCTAGGAACCGACGATGCGCGCGTTGAGATCAAGGCCTCTTCCCGGAAACTGCCTAAAACAGTGTGGGAAACCGTATCAGCGTTCGCCAACGGTGAAGGTGGTCTCATCATTCTCGGGCTAGATGAGCAAAAGAGGTTTGAAGCTGCACCGGGTTTCGATGCCAAACGCGTGCGTGACGAATTCCTCTCGGGAGTCGACAAACGGCATGGATCTGTCCACGCGAAGGTCTCTCCGGTGCCAAGTTGCGATGTAGATATCGACGAGATCGACGGGGCGCCCATCGTGCGAATACGCGTCGAACCACTCAATGCGAGTCTCGGAGAAATCGGACCGTGCTATGTCACTGCGCAAGGAATCGGGCGCGGTAGTTACATACGTCTCGGCGACGCCGACAGGCATCTCACCGCATACGAGGTGTACACGATGCAAAATTCGCACCGGCGCGACTACACGGATCGTGAACCAGTCGAGGCAACGAACGTCGACTCATTGGACTCCGCTAGCGTTCGCCGCACGCTTGATCGAGTACGTTCGAGCCGCTCCAACGCACTTGCCGGTGTCCGTGAGGACGATGTGACTGAGGCGCTAACGAGACTGAACGTGCTTGATAACGAGGGGCGTGCGACTCTTGCGGGCTACCTCGCGCTGGGGCAATACCCTCAGCAGCGATTCCCTCAACTCACGATTGATGTGACGGCCCACCCCCGGAGCAATAAGTCGGCTTCCTCAGCAGTCAGATTCCTGGATCGCCAGGTGTGCGACGGCCCAATCCCTGTGGCGATTCGCGATGCTGTGCACGCGGTCATGCGGAATCTCATCACCGCGCGGACTGTGAATGGGGTGCGAGGTGAAGACGTCCCAGAGATTCCCGAGGAAGTGGTTCGTGAGGCTATCACTAACGCCGTGACGCATCGTGACTACTCCGCTTTCGTTCTTGGGCAGCAGGTGTCGGTCGATATATATCCCGATCGAATTGATATCTCGAATCCCGGCGGTTTTTGGGGAGATCGCTCCAAAGAAAATGTGGGAGAAGGGCGTTCCGATTCACGAAACGCTGCTCTTTCTCGACTGCTCACAGACGTGCCGCTGCCGGATTCCTCGGACACCGTTGGAGAGAATCAAGGGTCGGGAGTACCTCGCATGATTCATGCGATGCGGGAGAGTGGACTCCCCGAGCCGGACTACAGCGCTTCCACCACCGCTCGGGTGACGGTGTCGCTCGCGAGACACGTACGTGAGTCCGAGGGGCTTAGACAGTGCGAAGGTCTCCCGTTGAAAGGTGTTAAAGGCGAGGTTTTTCGCGCACTTGACCTGCGAGATGCGCGCTCAATTCGTGAACTCGAAGACATGACAGGGCGACCAGCGGCCTCGCTCAGGCCGGCGCTACGAACGCTCGTTGACGAGGGGTTAGTTAAGGCGACTGCTCCGCCGCAAAGCAGAAACAGAAAGTATCTGCGCCTCAACGACTGA
- the pdxH gene encoding pyridoxamine 5'-phosphate oxidase, protein MNEKASAPDLRAERVNYTKGQLTKTLAGNDPHALFDEWMRDAIERRDREGDVLEPNAMVVSTINPETDWPDSRVLLLKEHKNKKFVFFGNYESQKGHDLDVNRKAALNFTWLPLQRQVRIQGKVRRISPEESDAYFAVRPRGSQIGAWASSQSDVVDSREDIQLANERAEKRFEGKDVPRPPHWGGWALTPHVIEFWQGGASRLHDRIRFTALDSEEGRWQVDRLAP, encoded by the coding sequence ATGAACGAGAAGGCTAGTGCGCCCGATCTTCGCGCGGAACGCGTGAATTACACGAAGGGCCAACTCACCAAAACGCTCGCGGGCAACGACCCGCACGCACTGTTTGACGAATGGATGAGAGACGCGATCGAGCGTCGCGACCGCGAGGGCGATGTGCTCGAACCGAACGCGATGGTCGTCTCGACGATCAACCCGGAAACGGATTGGCCGGATTCGCGCGTGCTGCTGCTCAAGGAACACAAGAACAAGAAGTTCGTGTTCTTCGGCAACTACGAGTCCCAAAAAGGGCACGACCTTGACGTGAACCGCAAGGCCGCCCTGAACTTCACGTGGCTTCCGCTTCAACGCCAGGTGCGCATCCAGGGCAAGGTGCGCCGCATCAGCCCCGAGGAATCCGACGCCTACTTCGCGGTTCGCCCGCGTGGTTCGCAGATCGGCGCCTGGGCAAGCTCGCAGTCGGACGTCGTCGACTCACGCGAAGACATCCAGCTCGCAAACGAGCGCGCTGAAAAACGCTTCGAAGGTAAAGACGTTCCTCGCCCGCCGCACTGGGGCGGCTGGGCACTCACCCCGCACGTCATCGAGTTCTGGCAAGGTGGCGCTTCGCGCCTGCACGACCGCATCCGCTTCACGGCCTTGGATTCGGAAGAAGGCCGCTGGCAGGTCGACCGCCTCGCTCCGTGA
- a CDS encoding sensor histidine kinase, producing MSTAPRDQFAEPARVRSMEKYALYTKWSVTLAAPIMWLIFAIPSLTATVSKHAGLTPLLWAVASAALTLLVSITLFREPALELFPERPGRAPGAKVSFIVVLVSWIVCILVSVLAPVSIGAWASIYAILCTALFALAHAPWMRHKWIAVTIAALLTCATQLRIDASTALTSICIPLIFLTATLSAFWGLDVLRDADRARQLDAELHVSAERLRFAQELHDTMGQRLAAISLKTQVAIALVDRGDRNAMKELRELQELVKASTADMRAVAHGYRRINLATEIAEARALLGASRINVRVDGDSLDVPNSRREDAAWFVREATTNILRHSHATSARLTLAENSVTMTNDGAHESPGPLSGLESLRRRVATAGGSITVEHDAPHFTVRLCFDEGPASVGPAPTHTPEESA from the coding sequence ATGAGCACCGCCCCGCGCGACCAATTCGCAGAACCGGCGCGCGTGCGCAGCATGGAGAAATACGCGCTCTACACGAAGTGGTCCGTCACCCTTGCGGCACCCATCATGTGGCTCATCTTCGCTATCCCGAGTCTCACGGCAACAGTCTCGAAGCATGCAGGCCTCACGCCCCTCCTGTGGGCGGTCGCCTCGGCCGCGCTCACGCTTCTCGTGAGTATCACTCTTTTCCGCGAACCCGCACTCGAGCTGTTCCCTGAAAGGCCAGGACGCGCGCCCGGGGCGAAGGTCAGTTTCATTGTGGTGCTCGTGAGCTGGATCGTGTGCATCCTCGTGTCCGTCCTCGCGCCCGTTTCGATCGGGGCGTGGGCGAGCATCTACGCGATTTTGTGCACCGCGCTCTTTGCACTCGCCCACGCGCCGTGGATGCGACACAAGTGGATCGCCGTCACCATCGCCGCCCTTCTCACGTGCGCAACGCAGCTCAGGATTGACGCCAGCACCGCCCTCACGTCAATCTGCATTCCCCTCATCTTCCTCACCGCCACCCTCTCCGCCTTCTGGGGCCTCGACGTTTTGCGCGACGCTGACCGCGCCCGTCAGCTCGATGCCGAACTCCACGTCAGCGCGGAACGACTCCGCTTCGCCCAAGAGCTTCACGACACCATGGGCCAGAGGCTCGCGGCGATCAGCCTCAAAACACAGGTGGCGATCGCCCTCGTCGACCGTGGCGATAGGAACGCCATGAAGGAACTTCGCGAACTCCAGGAACTCGTGAAGGCCAGCACCGCCGATATGCGCGCCGTCGCCCACGGCTACCGGCGCATCAATCTCGCCACTGAAATCGCCGAAGCGCGTGCGCTCCTTGGCGCCTCGCGCATCAACGTCCGCGTCGACGGCGACTCCCTCGACGTTCCCAACAGCCGTCGAGAGGACGCTGCCTGGTTCGTCCGCGAAGCCACCACCAACATCCTCCGCCACTCCCACGCCACGAGTGCGCGCCTCACTCTTGCCGAGAACAGCGTGACCATGACGAACGACGGCGCGCACGAAAGCCCCGGCCCACTCTCGGGCCTCGAGTCACTCCGCCGCCGAGTAGCCACAGCGGGCGGAAGCATCACCGTCGAGCATGACGCCCCGCACTTCACCGTGCGGCTATGCTTCGACGAGGGACCGGCGAGCGTCGGACCCGCCCCCACCCACACACCCGAGGAGAGCGCATGA
- a CDS encoding energy-coupling factor transporter transmembrane component T family protein yields MPAKSVLGYVDRPGLLHRVSGLSKLMLAVASVVGALVGFDARYLAAMLVLNVVLWVLSRVKLRDLAVVLVIIAGLMLLNNVFIFLFAPGYGTELYGTRTVLVNGPWHWDITSEQLFYQLVVTLKYFAVLPPVLLFIATTRPPEFAQSLSRIGVPYKIAYSVSIALRYIPDIQRDFVTISKAHQARGLETSSKAGIATRARNIVGVIIPLLLGAFDRIEEVASAMELRGFGRGKRRTWYGKKLLTWRDWLIMALSFAVLAVPIVLAIVNGGRFWNPFA; encoded by the coding sequence ATGCCCGCTAAGTCCGTTCTCGGGTACGTCGATCGGCCGGGGCTCCTGCACCGAGTCTCGGGGCTTTCAAAGCTTATGCTCGCCGTCGCGAGCGTCGTGGGTGCGCTCGTGGGATTCGATGCGCGTTACCTTGCGGCGATGCTCGTGCTCAACGTCGTGCTGTGGGTTCTCAGTCGCGTGAAGCTGCGCGACCTCGCCGTTGTGCTCGTGATTATTGCGGGTCTCATGCTGCTCAACAACGTGTTCATTTTCCTGTTCGCCCCCGGCTACGGAACCGAACTGTATGGCACGCGCACCGTGCTCGTGAACGGCCCGTGGCACTGGGACATCACGAGTGAGCAGCTTTTTTATCAGCTCGTTGTGACCCTCAAGTACTTCGCGGTGCTTCCACCCGTACTTTTGTTCATTGCGACGACGCGCCCGCCAGAGTTTGCGCAGTCGCTGAGCCGCATCGGCGTTCCCTACAAGATCGCCTACTCCGTCTCGATCGCTCTTCGATACATCCCCGATATTCAGCGTGATTTCGTGACGATCTCGAAGGCACATCAGGCGCGTGGCCTCGAGACCTCGTCGAAAGCGGGTATCGCGACCCGCGCCCGCAACATCGTGGGCGTCATCATCCCGCTTTTGCTCGGCGCATTTGACCGCATCGAGGAAGTGGCGAGTGCGATGGAGCTGCGCGGTTTTGGGCGCGGCAAGCGGCGCACGTGGTACGGCAAGAAGCTTCTGACGTGGCGAGACTGGCTCATCATGGCCCTCTCCTTCGCCGTGCTCGCGGTGCCGATCGTGCTCGCGATCGTCAATGGCGGAAGGTTCTGGAACCCCTTCGCCTAG
- a CDS encoding ABC transporter ATP-binding protein — MVNLVDVKDVSIAFGSTPVLSHASLAIDEHDFMGVQGPNGSGKSVLFKLIVGFLKPDSGRVVVSPKLKSAGEDFPSKIGIIIDRPGFIGGLTGFDNLRRLAAIRGLIGDQQIEEALHRVGLAPNLRQSVRHYSLGMKQKLALAQAFMEGQPLLLLDEPFNGLDKTSVRDIRALLHELHEEGRTIVMTSHNQEDIDELCTSVYELDRMQFDRVRPPASAS; from the coding sequence ATGGTCAATCTTGTTGATGTAAAAGACGTTTCGATCGCTTTCGGTTCGACTCCAGTCTTGAGTCATGCCTCGCTTGCAATCGATGAACACGATTTCATGGGAGTGCAAGGCCCTAACGGTTCGGGTAAGTCCGTGCTGTTCAAACTTATCGTCGGCTTCCTCAAGCCGGATTCGGGTCGCGTCGTCGTCTCACCAAAGTTGAAAAGTGCTGGCGAGGACTTCCCCTCCAAAATTGGCATTATTATCGATCGCCCAGGCTTCATCGGTGGTCTCACGGGGTTCGACAACCTGCGTCGGCTCGCGGCTATTCGCGGGCTCATTGGAGACCAGCAGATAGAAGAGGCGCTTCACCGCGTGGGCCTTGCGCCGAACCTACGCCAGTCTGTTCGCCACTACTCTCTCGGCATGAAACAAAAGCTCGCTCTTGCCCAAGCGTTTATGGAAGGGCAGCCGCTTCTGCTTTTAGACGAGCCTTTCAACGGGCTCGATAAGACGAGCGTTCGCGATATTCGTGCGCTCCTCCATGAGCTCCATGAAGAAGGGCGCACGATTGTGATGACCAGCCACAACCAAGAGGACATCGACGAGCTGTGCACAAGCGTGTACGAGCTCGATCGCATGCAGTTTGACCGTGTGCGTCCACCCGCAAGCGCTTCCTAA
- a CDS encoding SAM hydrolase/SAM-dependent halogenase family protein: MGGPAVKPLVLQSDFGYVDGAVSAMYGVATGVHPELRIHDVTHNIPPYDIWEGSYRLAQVVSYWPGGTVFVSVVDPGVGSDRLSVVARTSTGHYVVTPNNGTLTHIEKLFGIEELREIDEHFNRREGSAHSYTFHGRDIYAFTGARLASGTITYEQVGPRREVSEVVTLPVLAPKIEGNALTGTIDAHDNRYGSLWTSIPRTFFEEAGICHGDYVRLTITHNGQTVHATSLVYAPSFAHVEVGESLIYVNSLDRVAVAINRGSYANAFHLGRGNSWHVAFEKVEK, from the coding sequence ATGGGAGGCCCCGCAGTGAAGCCACTCGTTCTGCAATCAGATTTCGGGTACGTCGATGGCGCCGTGAGTGCGATGTACGGCGTCGCCACGGGCGTGCACCCCGAATTGCGCATCCACGATGTCACGCACAACATTCCTCCCTATGACATTTGGGAGGGCTCCTACCGCCTCGCGCAGGTCGTGTCGTATTGGCCCGGAGGCACGGTGTTCGTTTCGGTCGTGGATCCGGGTGTTGGCTCGGATCGCTTGAGCGTGGTGGCGCGCACGTCGACCGGTCACTACGTCGTGACCCCGAACAACGGCACCCTCACCCACATCGAGAAGCTTTTCGGGATCGAGGAGCTGCGCGAGATCGACGAGCACTTCAATCGGCGCGAGGGTTCGGCGCATTCCTACACGTTCCACGGGCGAGACATTTACGCGTTCACCGGCGCGCGGCTCGCGAGCGGAACGATCACGTACGAGCAGGTCGGCCCGAGGCGCGAGGTGAGTGAGGTCGTGACTCTCCCGGTGCTTGCGCCGAAGATCGAGGGCAACGCACTCACGGGCACGATTGACGCGCACGATAACCGCTACGGCTCGCTGTGGACGTCCATCCCGCGCACCTTTTTTGAAGAGGCCGGCATTTGCCACGGCGATTACGTGCGCCTCACGATCACCCATAACGGGCAAACCGTTCACGCGACGAGCCTCGTGTATGCGCCGAGCTTCGCGCACGTCGAGGTCGGCGAATCGCTCATCTACGTGAATTCCCTTGATCGCGTGGCTGTCGCCATCAATCGCGGCTCGTACGCGAATGCCTTCCACCTCGGGCGCGGCAACAGCTGGCACGTCGCGTTCGAGAAGGTCGAAAAGTAA
- a CDS encoding ABC transporter ATP-binding protein encodes MALPSHSPEANRAAHAIVFDDVSVHYRTQKLPSVENVSFTIGWGEKVAIVGPSGSGKSTLLHVMNGLVPHRFEASVSGSVRVGGVDPVRAPLVRTAGVAGTVLQDSNAQFVALTVAEDIAFSLENQEVASGDMPGIVERVAKRVGLTELLEHSPHELSGGQKQRVAVAGVLVDDVPILLFDEPLANLDPATGRAMIELADDLNRESGASVVIIEHRLEEVLHRGVDRILMMAGGRLVADTTPDELVTSGLLTEHGIRRPLHLTALNYAGIEPAAAAHPARLDTLRLSESECARVREWGREQWSARFGSVSAQEAPGEGSDATAAISVRNLHVVHGHDKDHEGVHALRGIDLEVRRGEMLAILGNNGAGKSTLASAITGFATPNAGTVEVLGDDVLNLSIAEIGTRVGFVLQEPGHMISKPLIFDEVALGPRAHGLDEEEVRRRVESALETCGLAPFKTWPVSALSHGQKKRVTIAAALALEPDILILDEPTAGQDFRHYTEFMEFIRGLNRAGRTILLITHDMHLALEYVPRAVVLSEGEIIADSSPARILVDDDVTRRANLVRTSLDALAATVGLPVSTDERGTQEFGRSEFVEAVIAVDRERREVGDAR; translated from the coding sequence ATGGCTCTTCCCTCCCATTCGCCTGAGGCGAACCGTGCCGCTCACGCCATCGTTTTCGATGACGTGAGCGTGCATTACCGCACCCAAAAACTTCCCTCGGTCGAGAACGTGAGCTTCACGATCGGCTGGGGTGAGAAGGTCGCGATCGTGGGGCCGAGTGGCTCGGGAAAATCGACTCTGCTGCACGTAATGAACGGCCTCGTGCCGCATCGCTTCGAGGCGAGCGTGAGTGGCAGCGTGAGGGTCGGTGGCGTGGATCCGGTGCGCGCGCCGCTCGTGCGCACCGCCGGTGTGGCCGGCACGGTTCTCCAGGATTCGAACGCGCAGTTCGTGGCGCTCACGGTCGCGGAGGACATCGCCTTTTCGCTCGAGAACCAGGAGGTTGCGTCGGGCGACATGCCGGGCATCGTCGAGCGGGTCGCCAAGCGCGTGGGCCTCACCGAGCTTCTTGAGCACTCGCCGCACGAACTGAGTGGCGGGCAAAAGCAGCGCGTCGCCGTCGCGGGCGTGCTCGTGGACGACGTGCCGATTCTCCTGTTCGATGAGCCGCTTGCGAACCTTGACCCGGCGACGGGTCGCGCGATGATCGAACTGGCTGACGACCTCAATCGGGAGAGCGGTGCGAGTGTGGTCATCATCGAGCACCGCCTCGAAGAAGTACTGCACAGGGGGGTCGATCGGATCCTCATGATGGCCGGCGGCCGCCTCGTTGCCGATACAACTCCGGATGAGCTCGTGACCTCCGGTCTCCTCACCGAGCACGGCATTCGCCGCCCGCTGCACCTCACGGCCCTCAACTACGCGGGGATCGAACCGGCAGCCGCAGCGCACCCCGCTCGGCTCGACACCCTCCGCTTGAGCGAGAGCGAATGCGCGAGGGTGCGAGAGTGGGGGCGTGAGCAGTGGTCCGCGAGGTTCGGCTCGGTTTCGGCTCAGGAAGCGCCGGGGGAGGGGTCCGACGCCACCGCGGCCATCAGCGTGCGCAATCTTCACGTGGTGCACGGCCACGATAAAGACCACGAGGGCGTGCACGCGCTGCGGGGAATCGACCTCGAGGTGCGGCGCGGGGAGATGCTCGCGATCCTCGGCAACAACGGCGCTGGAAAATCGACGCTCGCGAGCGCGATCACGGGTTTTGCGACGCCGAACGCGGGCACCGTCGAGGTGCTCGGCGACGATGTTCTGAACTTGAGTATCGCCGAGATCGGCACGCGCGTGGGCTTCGTGCTTCAAGAACCGGGCCACATGATCTCGAAGCCGCTCATTTTCGACGAGGTCGCGCTCGGCCCACGTGCCCACGGCCTCGACGAGGAAGAGGTGCGCCGGCGCGTGGAATCCGCCCTCGAGACGTGCGGGCTTGCCCCGTTCAAAACCTGGCCCGTGAGCGCCCTCAGTCACGGCCAGAAGAAGCGCGTGACGATCGCCGCTGCGCTTGCGCTCGAGCCTGACATCCTCATTCTCGATGAGCCGACCGCGGGCCAGGACTTCCGCCACTACACGGAGTTCATGGAGTTCATCCGCGGCCTTAACCGTGCGGGCAGGACGATCCTGCTCATCACGCACGACATGCACCTTGCCCTCGAGTATGTGCCGCGCGCGGTCGTTTTGAGCGAAGGGGAGATCATCGCGGATTCTTCGCCCGCGCGAATCCTCGTCGACGATGACGTGACGAGGCGCGCGAACCTCGTGCGCACGAGCCTCGACGCGCTCGCGGCAACCGTCGGACTTCCCGTTTCCACCGATGAGCGCGGCACCCAAGAATTTGGCCGCAGCGAGTTTGTGGAGGCCGTGATCGCGGTTGATCGCGAGAGGCGGGAGGTGGGCGATGCCCGCTAA